DNA sequence from the Vanrija pseudolonga chromosome 7, complete sequence genome:
CCAGCAACCACCATCGCATCGTGCTACAATTGATCCAGGTTTCTTGAGTTTGCTCTTTCCTCGATCCTCGACCCGACTGCTTGCCGACAATGAGCTCTTGTAAGATTAAAGCACGCGTAtgagctgaccccagacctCCCCCCTGTGCCCGCTACCGGCGGCGTCCTGCCCTACTGGCTGCTCATCACgtcggtcgcgtcggcgTACAACGTGGTCCAGAACTACTTTACCCTCAAGCAGAGCAAGGAGGTGTACGGCGGCAAGCCGGAGCTGAGTGGGTCCAGAAACCCAGTGCATAGCTGACTCCAGTGAACCCCCTTGCTGGACGCCTCTTCTCCGCATGGACCGCCATGGCCGCCGCGGTGCGCTTCCTCGCCGCATACGACATCAGCAACAAGGGGTGAGTTGGTCCGCGGGCCGTGCTGACCTCTAGCCTGTACGACCTCGCCATTGTCGCGTTCGGCGTCGCCACGTTTCACTTCAccaccgagctcctcgtcttTGGCACGGTCAAGATCAACCGCGCCAGCATCGGCCCGCTCGTCATTGGCTGTGAGTCCTGCAGAGGAGCGACGCTGACACGGCAGCCAGCGGAGTCGCATGGATGCTCACTCAGCGCTCGTACTACCTCGGCCTGTAAACCCGATGCACATCATTGCTTGAACACTTTCGACGTACAGCACATAAAACTACGGATACAGGTCTACAacttggcgagcttggcggcagtcagcttctcgagctgcttgcgcttctcAAAGCCGATTGCGGCGTGCGCTGGCATGAGAACCTTGCGGTTGGAGCGCGACTGGTCAATGAAGCCGTGGTACAGGCCCTCCTTGATGGCGCCccacgagcccgagccgatgGTCGCGCTGGCCTTGAGGCCGAGTTCGACGGCACGCTTGAGCACGGCGCCCTCCTTGCCCGGGCcctggtcgtcgacaatctcgtcgaggatgccctccttgaggagctcgggCTGGGTCCAGCGCTTGCCGAGCATAGTGTCACGGGCGTTGCGGGGGGTGAGGCGCGACGAGATGATCTCGTTGAACGAGTTGGGGAGAGGGAGGCCGATGAGGATCTCGTTCATCGACACCATGCCCTTGCCCGAGGTCATGATGCGGAAGTCGCagctgagggcgaggaccatgccgccggcgaaGGCTACGACGTCAGCTA
Encoded proteins:
- the ERG28 gene encoding Ergosterol biosynthetic protein 28 encodes the protein MSSYLPPVPATGGVLPYWLLITSVASAYNVVQNYFTLKQSKEVYGGKPELMNPLAGRLFSAWTAMAAAVRFLAAYDISNKGLYDLAIVAFGVATFHFTTELLVFGTVKINRASIGPLVIGSSGVAWMLTQRSYYLGL
- the ECI3 gene encoding Enoyl-CoA delta isomerase 3, encoding MSATPLMTLSRPHPVAWVISLHSAPDNRLTPELLHELKANLDIVEAEWRATGAGNPDPKARGKYQGAGTLVITSSLPKFFSNGLDPACLSDPNFFESDYDPTMYRLMTFPLVTVAAINGHAFAGGMVLALSCDFRIMTSGKGMVSMNEILIGLPLPNSFNEIISSRLTPRNARDTMLGKRWTQPELLKEGILDEIVDDQGPGKEGAVLKRAVELGLKASATIGSGSWGAIKEGLYHGFIDQSRSNRKVLMPAHAAIGFEKRKQLEKLTAAKLAKL